A single Drosophila miranda strain MSH22 chromosome XR, D.miranda_PacBio2.1, whole genome shotgun sequence DNA region contains:
- the LOC117186692 gene encoding IgA FC receptor-like: MVSDLSEDDAPEAPEAPDDPEALDASEALDAPEALDAPEALDASEALDASEALDAPEALDDPEALDASEAPYVPEALDAPEAPDAPDALDAPEALDAPDVPHTLYGTRKTFVISLCLSSDNNARGCNGQSNSGS, translated from the exons ATGGTCTCTGACCTGAGCgagg ATGATGCTCCTGAGGCTCCTGAGGCTCCCGATGATCCTGAGGCTCTCGATGCTTCTGAGGCTCTCGATGCTCCTGAGGCTCTCGATGCTCCTGAGGCTCTCGATGCTTCTGAGGCTCTCGATGCTTCTGAGGCTCTCGATGCTCCTGAGGCCCTCGATGATCCTGAGGCTCTCGATGCTTCTGAGGCTCCCTATGTCCCTGAGGCTCTCGATGCTCCTGAGGCACCCGATGCTCCCGACGCTCTCGATGCTCCTGAGGCTCTCGATGCTCCCGATGTTCCCCATACTCTATATGGGACAAGAAAGACATTTGTCATTTCGTTGTGTCTTTCGTCTGACAATAATGCCAGAGGATGCAATGGCCAAAGCAATTCGGGATCTTGA